In Necator americanus strain Aroian chromosome IV, whole genome shotgun sequence, the following proteins share a genomic window:
- a CDS encoding hypothetical protein (NECATOR_CHRIV.G15641.T1) translates to MQLAFLDFEAAFDSPHRGRLLNALSADGVPGKFVRLLDDMNQRTTAAVRTQAGCTTPFEVVSGVRQGAVAGLFLFNFAIDDIMRRTVDQCPADIVLEPSGCSLTDLEYADEVVIFAESSTKLQHVVNLVSKLVAAYGLRLRPDKCNQMWISSRPRTGIRVDGQPIELVDEFCYLGSTLKNNGSYERDVQQRCAKATSAFNSLTKCLWSTPITNEFKLSAIRPIMMYGSETSAAPSAVMERLDCTERKLLRRLLGYFWPRVCHNEDLYAEFDVVYRRMTRGRYQHLVPPSKVAKVNRLRFFDHILRRPADRLVQRVLRSSPYSSWKKSPGRKRKFWTEAVKEDLRTLGVDRQFRRDVRFRRI, encoded by the coding sequence atgcaactagcgtttctggactttgaagccgcgttcgactctccccACCGAggtcgtcttctcaacgcgctgagcgccgatggagtaccaggaaagttcgttcgcttgcttgatgacatgaatcaacgaacaactgctgcagttcgaacacaggccggatgtacaacaccgtttgaagtggtaagtggagtaagacaaggggcagtggcaggacttttcctgttcaatttcgcaatcgacgacattatgcgaagaacagtcgaccagtgtcctgccgacattgtcttagaaCCATCTGGGTGctccttgactgacctcgagtacgccgacgaagttgttatattcgcggaaagcagtacgaaacttcaacatgttgtcaaccttgtatcgaagctggttgcagcctatggactacgcctacgccctgataaatgcaatcagatgtggatctcttcgagaccacgaacgggaatcagggtggacggacaaccgatagaactcgtcgatgagttctgttacctaggctctacgctgaagaacaatggcagctacgagagagatgttcagcaaagatgcgctaaggccacttctgcatttaactccttaacgaaatgcctgtggtcgacccccattaCCAACGAATTCAagctatccgcaattcgccccatcatgatgtacggatcagaGACTTCGGCAGCACCATCagcggttatggagaggcttgactgcacggaacggaAGCtacttagacggctacttggctacttttggcctagggtatgtcacaatgaagatctttacgcagaatttgatgtggtataccggcggatgacacgtggaagatatcaacatcttgtaccgccatcgaaagtggctaaagtaaatcgtcttcgcttctttgatcatatattaaggagaccggcagatcgccttgttcaacgagttctgaggagttcgccgtattcgagctggaagaagtcacctggccgaaaacggaagttctggactgaggcggtgaaagaggacctgaggacactcggcgtggataggcagttcaggcgagacgtaaggtttcgcagaatatga
- a CDS encoding hypothetical protein (NECATOR_CHRIV.G15641.T4) — protein sequence MESLATTIRFVTLNCRTLSSELQQAALSRLLRYLCVPFAALQETRMRDRPVISIENYPTYCGDADENKIVSAHAPTEIAEDTTKDAFYDEHSALMSKIPSQQVIIVGIDANTKMKLEQQSDVLGKWYIQQSARPTTRNHPRHQLTWQGSTLLTPEEQRKRKMGTLKLQLDCVLARNIPQSDNRKSRGVWDVAFDSDHHPVLLSFKIRFHKGNRRVPLQPKIDIAGLKDDECRRKFRQHVSIHVGVRTRKKLSDADSFTKCIQDAARETLPVPLQRKKFAFASAETKSTYNSVCVARSAGDFNQEKRLRRKLRRQLQQDRDNEWTSRAMEFEKVWEDRNPLKAYTLLKQYSGKMERCSPVPKDHPFNMDRRKDTGLVETRYHNSLHKKLSVTDPRNYRGISLLRVMYKVFIVRKVIEIWQRYSKPMQLAFLDFEAAFDSPHRGRLLNALSADGVPGKFVRLLDDMNQRTTAAVRTQAGCTTPFEVVSGVRQGAVAGLFLFNFAIDDIMRRTVDQCPADIVLEPSGCSLTDLEYADEVVIFAESSTKLQHVVNLVSKLVAAYGLRLRPDKCNQMWISSRPRTGIRVDGQPIELVDEFCYLGSTLKNNGSYERDVQQRCAKATSAFNSLTKCLWSTPITNEFKLSAIRPIMMYGSETSAAPSAVMERLDCTERKLLRRLLGYFWPRVCHNEDLYAEFDVVYRRMTRGRYQHLVPPSKVAKVNRLRFFDHILRRPADRLVQRVLRSSPYSSWKKSPGRKRKFWTEAVKEDLRTLGVDRQFRRDVRFRRI from the exons atggaatctttggcaacaaccattcgtttcgtcacgctgaactgccgaacactatcgagtgaactccaacaagccgctctatccagacttctgcgatatctctgtgtgccttttgctgcactgcaggaaacacgcatgagagatcggccggtcatcagcatcgaaaattaccccacatactgcggcgatgctgatgagaacaaa atcgtaagtgctcacgcacctacggaaatcGCTGAGGACACCactaaggacgccttctatgatgaacacagtgcgttgatgtctaaaataccaagccagcaggtgatcattgtcggaatcgacgcaaatacGAAGATGaaactcgaacagcaatccgatgtgctaggaaaatggtatatCCAGCAGAGCGCACGTccgacaacg aggaatcatcctcgccatcagctcacgtggcaggggtcaacccttttaacgcctgaagagcagcgcaagcggaagatggggactcttaaacttcagctcgactgcgttttggcgaggaacattcctcagtcagataaccgaaaatctagaggtgtttgggacgtcgcgttcgactctgaccaccatccagttcttctcagcttcaagatacggttccacaagggAAACCgaagagttcctcttcaaccgaaaatcgacatagcaggtctgaaagacgatgaatgcagaagaaaattccgccaacatgtgtctattcatgttggagtacggaccaggaagaagcttagcgacgcggattccttcacaaagtgcatccaggacgctgcaagggaaacgctcccggttccaTTGCAACGGAAGAAGTTTGcgtttgcatctgcggaaacaaaatccacatacaattctgtatgtgtcgcgcgcagcgctggtgacttcaaccaggaaaagcgtcttagaaggaagctgcgtcgtcaactgcaacaagaccgcgataacgagtggacgtcaagagcgatggagtttgagaaggtgtgggaggacaggaacccgctgAAAGCCTAtactctactaaaacagtatagtgGCAAAATGGAAAGATGTTCCCCTGTTCCCAAAGATCATCctttcaatatggatagacgaaaggataccggactcgtggagacacgctatcataattccctccacaaaaagttatccgtcacagaccccaggaattatcgaggaatctctttgctgcgtgttatgtacaag gtgttcatcgtcaggaaagtgatcgaaatctggcagcggtattcgaagccaatgcaactagcgtttctggactttgaagccgcgttcgactctccccACCGAggtcgtcttctcaacgcgctgagcgccgatggagtaccaggaaagttcgttcgcttgcttgatgacatgaatcaacgaacaactgctgcagttcgaacacaggccggatgtacaacaccgtttgaagtggtaagtggagtaagacaaggggcagtggcaggacttttcctgttcaatttcgcaatcgacgacattatgcgaagaacagtcgaccagtgtcctgccgacattgtcttagaaCCATCTGGGTGctccttgactgacctcgagtacgccgacgaagttgttatattcgcggaaagcagtacgaaacttcaacatgttgtcaaccttgtatcgaagctggttgcagcctatggactacgcctacgccctgataaatgcaatcagatgtggatctcttcgagaccacgaacgggaatcagggtggacggacaaccgatagaactcgtcgatgagttctgttacctaggctctacgctgaagaacaatggcagctacgagagagatgttcagcaaagatgcgctaaggccacttctgcatttaactccttaacgaaatgcctgtggtcgacccccattaCCAACGAATTCAagctatccgcaattcgccccatcatgatgtacggatcagaGACTTCGGCAGCACCATCagcggttatggagaggcttgactgcacggaacggaAGCtacttagacggctacttggctacttttggcctagggtatgtcacaatgaagatctttacgcagaatttgatgtggtataccggcggatgacacgtggaagatatcaacatcttgtaccgccatcgaaagtggctaaagtaaatcgtcttcgcttctttgatcatatattaaggagaccggcagatcgccttgttcaacgagttctgaggagttcgccgtattcgagctggaagaagtcacctggccgaaaacggaagttctggactgaggcggtgaaagaggacctgaggacactcggcgtggataggcagttcaggcgagacgtaaggtttcgcagaatatga
- a CDS encoding hypothetical protein (NECATOR_CHRIV.G15641.T2) — MVYPAERTSDNGDRLVDLCEQTGLIFASSFKRNHPRHQLTWQGSTLLTPEEQRKRKMGTLKLQLDCVLARNIPQSDNRKSRGVWDVAFDSDHHPVLLSFKIRFHKGNRRVPLQPKIDIAGLKDDECRRKFRQHVSIHVGVRTRKKLSDADSFTKCIQDAARETLPVPLQRKKFAFASAETKSTYNSVCVARSAGDFNQEKRLRRKLRRQLQQDRDNEWTSRAMEFEKVWEDRNPLKAYTLLKQYSGKMERCSPVPKDHPFNMDRRKDTGLVETRYHNSLHKKLSVTDPRNYRGISLLRVMYKVLERIILDRLINKRRNNARRASWLSSWPVYD; from the coding sequence atggtatatCCAGCAGAGCGCACGTccgacaacggtgaccgtctggtcgacttgtgcgaacagacgggccttaTATTCGCTTCctcgtttaagaggaatcatcctcgccatcagctcacgtggcaggggtcaacccttttaacgcctgaagagcagcgcaagcggaagatggggactcttaaacttcagctcgactgcgttttggcgaggaacattcctcagtcagataaccgaaaatctagaggtgtttgggacgtcgcgttcgactctgaccaccatccagttcttctcagcttcaagatacggttccacaagggAAACCgaagagttcctcttcaaccgaaaatcgacatagcaggtctgaaagacgatgaatgcagaagaaaattccgccaacatgtgtctattcatgttggagtacggaccaggaagaagcttagcgacgcggattccttcacaaagtgcatccaggacgctgcaagggaaacgctcccggttccaTTGCAACGGAAGAAGTTTGcgtttgcatctgcggaaacaaaatccacatacaattctgtatgtgtcgcgcgcagcgctggtgacttcaaccaggaaaagcgtcttagaaggaagctgcgtcgtcaactgcaacaagaccgcgataacgagtggacgtcaagagcgatggagtttgagaaggtgtgggaggacaggaacccgctgAAAGCCTAtactctactaaaacagtatagtgGCAAAATGGAAAGATGTTCCCCTGTTCCCAAAGATCATCctttcaatatggatagacgaaaggataccggactcgtggagacacgctatcataattccctccacaaaaagttatccgtcacagaccccaggaattatcgaggaatctctttgctgcgtgttatgtacaaggtactggagcgTATTATCCTAGACCGACTCATTAAcaagcgaagaaacaacgcgcgacgagcaagctggctttcgtcctggccggtctatgattga
- a CDS encoding hypothetical protein (NECATOR_CHRIV.G15641.T3) — MESLATTIRFVTLNCRTLSSELQQAALSRLLRYLCVPFAALQETRMRDRPVISIENYPTYCGDADENKVGGCAIAVRNDYKNLVEKYGSTSSRYAFLRLQDRRGHNL, encoded by the coding sequence atggaatctttggcaacaaccattcgtttcgtcacgctgaactgccgaacactatcgagtgaactccaacaagccgctctatccagacttctgcgatatctctgtgtgccttttgctgcactgcaggaaacacgcatgagagatcggccggtcatcagcatcgaaaattaccccacatactgcggcgatgctgatgagaacaaagtaggtggctgcgcgatagctgtgaggaacgattacaagaatcTGGTGGAGAAATATGGCTCGACATCGTCTAGAtacgcctttctacgactgcaggatcgcagaggacaTAATCTCtag